A single region of the bacterium genome encodes:
- a CDS encoding GyrI-like domain-containing protein, giving the protein MELRLEQRAATTIIGVAIVGNPKATDFHDFWANQFMPREAELKPLSLDGAYYEAFFCAGDPEHVEMVAGMAVAPDATPPAGLVKRELAATTYAVFDCTVGTIGATWATIEQWLSESEYEYDREQQGDFEYYPPDTKDQDSPVQIYVPVKAR; this is encoded by the coding sequence ATGGAACTACGCCTTGAGCAGCGCGCGGCTACCACGATCATCGGCGTGGCGATCGTGGGCAACCCGAAAGCGACGGACTTCCATGACTTCTGGGCCAATCAGTTCATGCCGCGCGAGGCGGAACTCAAGCCGCTGAGCCTCGACGGCGCGTACTACGAGGCGTTCTTCTGCGCCGGCGACCCCGAGCACGTGGAGATGGTGGCGGGGATGGCCGTGGCCCCGGATGCCACGCCGCCGGCAGGGCTCGTCAAGCGCGAACTGGCAGCGACGACGTACGCGGTCTTCGACTGCACCGTGGGCACCATCGGGGCGACGTGGGCGACCATCGAGCAGTGGCTCAGCGAGTCGGAGTATGAGTACGACCGCGAGCAGCAGGGGGACTTCGAGTACTACCCACCGGACACGAAGGATCAAGACTCGCCGGTGCAGATATACGTGCCAGTGAAAGCGAGATAG
- a CDS encoding class II fructose-bisphosphate aldolase, with translation MIEPSCRQLVRRAWEIGTAIPSFNIPHLPMMAPVVRALRETDTMGLVAVARVEWKRFAAGSPGAIYEEYERVKDERFTRLHLDHIPVIDEDDEQVDYLPLLADALELGYDSVMVDGSRLPLEGNIAATRAVVELAWQSGAAVEAELGAVFGHEAGPPPPYEELYASGRGFTAVEEARRFVAETEVDWLSVAIGNIHGAVSGAAKSEKKVQARLNLEHLARLREAAGVPLVLHGGSGIQRECVLAGIEAGIAKINIGTNIRQPYEAALPQSVEAAQQAVYETVVALVTEELRVAGSATHLEVHGERS, from the coding sequence ATGATCGAACCGTCCTGTCGCCAACTGGTCCGTCGCGCCTGGGAGATCGGCACCGCCATCCCCAGCTTCAACATCCCGCACCTGCCGATGATGGCGCCGGTCGTGCGCGCCCTGCGTGAAACCGACACGATGGGCCTCGTCGCCGTCGCGCGGGTGGAGTGGAAGCGCTTCGCGGCCGGCAGCCCCGGGGCGATATATGAGGAGTACGAGCGGGTCAAGGACGAGCGCTTCACCCGGCTGCACCTGGACCATATCCCGGTGATTGACGAGGACGATGAGCAGGTGGACTACCTGCCGCTGCTGGCCGACGCGCTGGAGCTGGGGTATGACTCGGTGATGGTGGACGGGTCGCGGCTGCCGCTGGAGGGCAACATCGCGGCCACGCGGGCAGTGGTGGAACTGGCGTGGCAGAGCGGGGCGGCGGTCGAGGCCGAGCTGGGGGCCGTGTTTGGCCATGAAGCCGGGCCGCCCCCGCCCTACGAGGAGCTGTACGCGAGCGGGCGCGGCTTCACCGCTGTCGAGGAGGCCCGGCGCTTCGTGGCAGAGACGGAAGTGGACTGGCTGTCGGTCGCCATCGGGAACATCCACGGGGCGGTCAGCGGGGCCGCCAAGAGCGAGAAGAAGGTCCAGGCGCGACTGAACCTGGAACACCTCGCGCGCCTGCGCGAGGCCGCCGGGGTGCCGCTGGTGTTGCACGGCGGCAGCGGCATCCAGCGAGAGTGCGTCCTGGCAGGCATTGAGGCGGGGATCGCGAAGATCAACATCGGCACGAACATCCGCCAGCCGTACGAGGCGGCGCTGCCCCAGTCGGTGGAGGCGGCGCAGCAGGCGGTGTACGAGACGGTCGTGGCGCTGGTGACGGAGGAGCTACGGGTGGCGGGGTCGGCGACGCACCTGGAGGTCCATGGTGAACGGTCCTAG